The Synergistaceae bacterium genome includes a window with the following:
- a CDS encoding Eco57I restriction-modification methylase domain-containing protein — MNINELKTEIFRETLQADFNINTFRRFLNELLIDVDLLPDNQIKPPENFSHSIKFYSNLGSYNISDSQKIALLAICLNNLDSRSSQRNFLRTLLNNNTFDAALAAFYVNDSPEKWRLSLVMMDYVQPKGFNINHAKRFSFLVGRGEPSHTAQERLLPIFLQNNKPDFDNLVEAFNVEPVTNEFFTRYKSKYESLKNFLESLDNRPEIPEQFAKKLLGQIAFLYFVQKKGWLGVKRGENWGNGSKTFLRDLFNKCVSANQNYFSSCLEPLFYEGLNKNRGDESFFPELDCRIPFLNGGLFEGSKSNFTLPNEIFSNESFNGILDIFDNYNFTISEDEPLEHEIAIDPEMLGKVFESLMDPQNRKNIGAFYTPREIVHYMCQESLISHISAKTGINDDDIRNFFMFGEIMTRQEINPQILSRLNEIDSALKNVKIVDLAVGSGAFPLGILNEIISARNVISHFLNDKAINFYELKRDTIKNSIFACDIEPSAVDIAKLRLWLSLVIDNDSSQPHPLPNLDCNIICADSLINSFMGLKLDDESKYTKITTQNRQGTFFDDDVNERTEKLITLQKNLYDANDPDEKKRLRDQISAIYDEIIISQINIQPDDKRDERLKFYEKAKTLPSKPFLLWQMTFPRVFAENGGFDIVIGNPPYINVEKISDRKAIYDAFKTCIMRTDLYIAFIEKGCSLLAPYGTLSFIIPYSYTNQKYAQLSRKMLLDNFIVDEIVDTSNYFVFNSATVKNIILRVSNKPRFTRVRIAMNRDDFRSRKFTEFAVNQDVFRELPENRFRTNDLSSASNIKRKIDAESVKMGDICLTSYGARINSKYDSSRLKSYYLYDEYEEGLKPFIEGRNIQRYYHERCGWLKYCPDEHYRPVFPEIFENEKIISAKIVNERLRFSYDDKNLYNSDTVVNCVRIDKLRKAKHRTAEKICESCKDFDFVSQYDMKFLLGILNSHLVNWYFFTFISDDLNFFPDNEQQFPIIDLRKKNINQSEIINLVDKVIALKSQHQPAQELESQIDRLVYELYGLNESEIAIIEGHDE; from the coding sequence ATGAATATTAACGAGCTTAAGACTGAAATTTTTAGAGAAACTTTGCAGGCTGATTTTAATATAAACACTTTCAGGCGTTTTTTGAATGAATTATTAATTGACGTTGATTTATTGCCGGATAATCAAATAAAGCCGCCCGAAAATTTTTCTCACAGCATAAAATTTTATAGTAATCTCGGCAGCTATAATATTTCTGACTCGCAAAAAATAGCCCTCCTTGCAATTTGCTTGAATAATCTTGACTCACGGAGTTCTCAGCGCAATTTTTTACGCACATTGTTAAATAATAACACTTTTGACGCAGCCCTCGCAGCCTTCTATGTGAATGACTCCCCCGAAAAATGGCGGCTCTCTCTCGTCATGATGGATTATGTTCAGCCTAAGGGATTTAATATTAATCATGCTAAGAGATTTTCTTTTCTCGTCGGCAGGGGTGAACCCTCTCACACTGCTCAGGAGCGTCTATTACCCATTTTTCTGCAGAATAACAAGCCAGATTTTGATAACTTAGTCGAGGCCTTTAACGTTGAGCCCGTTACTAATGAGTTTTTCACGCGCTATAAATCTAAATATGAATCTCTAAAAAATTTTCTTGAATCACTCGATAATCGCCCGGAAATTCCCGAACAGTTCGCTAAAAAATTACTCGGTCAAATTGCTTTCTTGTATTTCGTGCAAAAAAAAGGCTGGCTCGGAGTAAAACGCGGCGAAAACTGGGGCAATGGCTCAAAAACTTTCTTGCGCGACCTATTCAATAAATGCGTGAGTGCCAATCAAAACTATTTTAGCAGCTGCTTAGAGCCTTTATTTTATGAGGGACTTAACAAGAATCGCGGCGATGAGTCATTCTTCCCTGAGCTTGACTGCCGTATACCTTTTTTGAACGGGGGACTCTTTGAGGGCAGCAAATCAAATTTTACGCTACCTAATGAAATTTTTTCGAACGAGTCATTTAATGGAATTCTTGACATTTTCGACAATTATAATTTTACTATTTCTGAAGATGAGCCGCTTGAACATGAAATCGCTATAGATCCCGAAATGCTCGGAAAAGTTTTTGAAAGCCTCATGGATCCGCAAAACCGCAAAAATATCGGAGCTTTCTATACTCCCCGAGAAATTGTGCATTATATGTGTCAGGAGTCTTTAATCTCTCACATTTCAGCAAAAACAGGCATTAACGATGACGATATACGAAATTTTTTCATGTTCGGCGAAATTATGACTCGTCAAGAAATCAACCCGCAAATTTTATCGCGCCTAAACGAAATCGACTCAGCTCTCAAAAATGTAAAAATTGTTGACTTGGCCGTCGGTTCCGGTGCCTTCCCGCTGGGGATTCTCAACGAAATTATAAGCGCGCGCAATGTTATATCGCATTTCTTGAATGATAAAGCAATAAATTTCTACGAACTCAAGCGGGATACTATAAAGAATTCAATTTTTGCCTGCGACATCGAACCCAGTGCCGTAGATATTGCGAAATTGCGTTTATGGCTCTCTCTTGTTATCGATAATGACAGCTCACAGCCTCACCCCCTCCCGAATTTAGATTGTAATATTATTTGCGCTGATAGTTTGATTAATTCTTTCATGGGCTTGAAACTCGACGACGAAAGCAAATATACAAAGATTACGACTCAGAATAGACAAGGGACTTTCTTTGATGACGATGTAAACGAGCGCACGGAAAAATTAATAACTCTGCAAAAAAATTTATATGACGCTAATGACCCCGACGAGAAAAAAAGATTACGCGATCAGATTTCAGCAATATATGACGAGATTATTATTTCGCAAATTAATATTCAGCCCGATGATAAACGCGATGAGAGACTAAAATTTTACGAGAAAGCTAAAACATTACCCTCAAAACCTTTTTTATTATGGCAAATGACATTCCCGCGAGTCTTTGCTGAAAATGGCGGCTTTGATATTGTTATCGGCAATCCCCCTTATATAAACGTTGAGAAAATTTCAGACCGCAAAGCAATTTATGACGCTTTCAAGACCTGCATAATGAGAACTGATTTATATATAGCGTTCATAGAAAAAGGGTGCTCACTCCTCGCGCCTTATGGGACTCTCTCGTTCATTATTCCATATTCGTACACCAATCAGAAATACGCGCAATTATCCCGCAAAATGTTACTTGATAATTTTATAGTTGATGAGATTGTTGACACAAGCAATTATTTTGTGTTTAATTCAGCAACCGTGAAAAATATAATCTTGAGAGTCTCTAATAAGCCGAGATTTACACGAGTCAGAATCGCAATGAATAGAGATGATTTCAGATCGCGAAAATTTACCGAGTTCGCAGTAAATCAGGACGTTTTTAGAGAATTACCGGAAAATAGATTCAGGACAAATGATTTAAGCTCAGCAAGCAATATTAAACGCAAAATTGACGCGGAGTCCGTGAAAATGGGTGATATTTGCCTGACTTCATACGGAGCAAGAATTAACAGCAAATATGACTCTTCACGCCTGAAAAGTTATTATTTATATGATGAATATGAGGAAGGACTCAAGCCGTTTATTGAGGGCAGAAATATACAACGCTATTATCACGAGCGGTGCGGCTGGCTTAAGTACTGCCCTGATGAACATTATCGTCCAGTCTTCCCGGAAATATTCGAGAATGAGAAAATAATATCAGCTAAAATTGTGAACGAGCGATTAAGATTTTCATATGACGACAAGAATTTATACAATAGCGACACTGTTGTAAATTGTGTGAGAATCGATAAATTACGCAAAGCAAAGCACAGGACAGCCGAGAAAATTTGCGAGTCATGCAAGGATTTTGATTTTGTCTCACAGTATGACATG